In Aphelocoma coerulescens isolate FSJ_1873_10779 chromosome 3, UR_Acoe_1.0, whole genome shotgun sequence, a single window of DNA contains:
- the LOC138107007 gene encoding serine/threonine-protein kinase pim-1-like — PSAGPPPARPCPARRGAASAGLSPYWQRRRWKCRSLWCWRSSTLFWLRLARALARPRPRTRPLRRFRPEPPRCRPAPAPSPAASSAASPAASPLRTPPLVSSAAGPGAAREAAAPGGPGQNAESAVPPARAEKPPLEQLYRQGPLLGSGGCGSVYSGTRLADGAPVAIKRVSRDRIPEWARLHNGALVPLELALLWMVSRPGFRGVVRLLDWFELPDGFALVMERPERCQDLWYFLEERGFLTEPVARGLFRQVLEAVRHCTSRGVLHRDIKAENVLVDLATGEAKLIDFGCGTVLQDTFYTRMSGTPEYSPPEWILFGCYHGQPATIWSLGILLYELVCGHLPFNTDEDIIRGQLFFPPRVSQECQHLIRWCLSMDPAHRPSLEDLFEHSWLQDRHLAQERAEIHPSAQ, encoded by the exons ccctcggcggggccgccccctgcccgcccctgcccggcccgccgcggtgccgcctccgccgggctctcTCCGTACTGGCAGCGGCGCCGCTGGAAGTGCCGCtcgctctggtgctggcggagcagcacgctcttttggctccgcctggcgcgggccctggcccggccccggccccgaacGAGGCCCCTCCGGCGcttccgcccggagccgccccgctgccgcccggctCCCGCCCCGTCCCCGGCAGCGTCGTCCGCAGCATCGCCGGCAGCTTCCCCGCTCCGAACTCCGCCGCTCGTCAgctcggccgccggccccggggcggctcGGGAAGCAGCAGCGCCCGGGGGCCCCGGGCAGAATGCCGAGAGCGCGGTGCCGCCCGCACGGGCGGAGAAgcctcccctggagcagctctaccGGCAGGGCCCGCtgctggggagcggcggctgcggcagcgTTTACTCCGGGACCCGGCTCGCCGACGGCGCCCCG gtggccatcaagcgaGTGTCCCGCGATCGCATCCCGGAGTGGGCGCGGCTG CACAACggcgcccttgtgcccctggagctggcgCTGCTCTGGATGGTGTCGCGCCCTGGCTTCCGCGGCGTGGTGCGGCTCCTGGACTGGTTCGAGCTGCCCGACGGCTTcgcgctggtcatggagcgtccagAGCGCTGTCAGGACCTCTGGTACTTCCTGGAGGAGCGGGGGTTCCTGACGGAGCCCGTGGCGCGGgggctgttccgccaggtgctggaggccgtgcggcactgcaccagccgcggcgtcctgcaccgcgaCATCAAGGCCGAGAACGTCCTCgtcgacctggccaccggcgaggcaaagctcatcgacttcgggtgCGGCACGGTCCTCCAGGACACCTTCTACACCCGAATGTCAG GCACGCCGGAGTACAGCCCGCCGGAGTGGATCCTCTTTGGCTGCTACCATGGCCAGCCAgccaccatctggtccctgggcatcctgctctatgagctggtctgtgggCACCTTCCTTTCAACACGGATGAGGACATCATCCGGGGCCAGCTCTTCTTCCCGCCCCGGGTGTCTCAAG agtgccagcacctcatccgGTGGTGTTTATCCATGGACCCCGCgcacaggccgtccttggaagacctGTTTGAGCATTCTTGGCTGCAGGACCGTCACCTGGCCCAGGAGAGAGCAGAGATCCATCCCTCTGCACAGTAG